Proteins encoded by one window of Nasonia vitripennis strain AsymCx chromosome 5, Nvit_psr_1.1, whole genome shotgun sequence:
- the LOC100679221 gene encoding uncharacterized protein LOC100679221, whose translation MTCEELCKVLRPPMATTITESFSSKSSDNVWTEKRRRRRASPQQRRLKLKPDPERLEVSGIMPTLQALAGFSSDPEVYSRGVCLMPQEENVDAASHLQTTLLEAYCREIGLRIIRLPERVLRQTFGREHRDLSCLLLLGGKDDYFLESPE comes from the exons ATGACGTGCGAGGAACTCTGCAAAGTCTTGCGACCACCAATGGCTACCACTATAACCGAAAG TTTCAGCAGCAAGAGCAGCGACAACGTCTGGACGGAGAAACGCCGCCGGCGTCGCGCTTCACCCCAGCAGCGACGTCTGAAGCTCAAACCGGACCCCGAGCGACTAGAAGTGAGCGGCATAATGCCGACCCTCCAAGCCCTCGCCGGATTCAGCTCGGACCCGGAGGTGTACAGCCGCGGCGTCTGCTTGATGCCGCAGGAGGAGAACGTCGACGCCGCCAGTCACCTGCAGACGACCCTACTCGAGGCCTACTGCCGCGAGATCGGCCTGAGGATAATCAGACTGCCCGAGCGCGTACTTCGGCAGACCTTCGGCCGGGAGCACCGGGACCTCAGCtgtctcctcctcctcggcgGCAAGGACGACTACTTCCTCGAGTCGCCCGAGTGA